The sequence CATTGCCACCAGATAGACCACAAAGGAAGCTACTATTATGTCCATCATGCTCCCTCCTCGTCTTTGCTAAGGAAGAAATATGCCAAAGCTAACAAAACGTATATCACAGGTACTCCAAACCACAAAAAGACGATAGACGCTGGCATTTCAAGGCCTCCTGTTGGTTATCATTTGTAAATATATTGCCTTGGCAAATATATACTTTTCGTCAAGTTAGTTTCTATGTTAGGTAATTTTTGACAACTTCGATGAGAAATGTTTCTAAAATAGTGAAATAAATGATGAATATTTCCCCGAATTTCATTGTACAATGTAAATACAATAGGAGCATATTCAGAAACAAATAAGACATGATGCTCGACCTTGAAAAAACTTTTAAGTTTGTAAATGGTAGCTTCTTTTGGTGATGCTCATGAAAGTTGACCTCAATTCTGATCTTGGTGAAAGCTTTGGAAGATACAAACTCGGCATGGACGAGGAAGTTATGAAATACATTACATCAGCCAACGTTGCATGCGGCTGGCACGCTGGAGACCCATTAGTAATGAGAAAAACTGTAAAGCTTGCAAAAGAAAACGGCGTTGAAGTAGGTGCTCACCCAGGCTACCCAGACCTTATGGGCTTTGGTAGGAGATACATGAAGATAACGAGAGAAGAAGCGAGGAATTATATTCTTTACCAAATTGGAGCTTTATATGCGTTTGTTAAAGCAGAAGGCTTAACGCTACAGCATGTTAAACCCCATGGAGCTCTCTATAATGCTTTAGTCACAGATGAAGAGCTTGCAAGGGGAGTTCTTGAGGGGATAGCAGATTTTGATAAAAAGCTGATTTTTGTAGGATTATCACTCTCAAAACCCTTAGAGATTGCCGAGGAGATGGGGCTTAAAGTTGCTCACGAAGTTTTTGCTGATAGGGCTTACAACCCAGATGGAACCCTAGTTCCAAGGAGCAAAGAAGGTGCAGTAATTCACGATAAGGAGCTTATAGCGGAAAGAGTAATTTCAATGGTCAAGGATGGTGGCGTTAAAGCAATCAACGGTGAGTGGATTGAGCTTAAAGCTGATACAATTTGCGTCCACGGTGACAATCCAAAAGCTCTTGAGATTACAGCATACATTAGAAAGCGCTTAGAGGAAGAAGGAATCAAGATTGTGCCAATGAAGGAAGTTATAAGGTGATTCCATGTTCCCTCAGTTCAAACCAGCTGGAGACTCTGCTTTAGTTATTATTTTTGGGGATAGAATAGACGAGGGAATTAACAAAAAAGTCCATGCAGTTGCCAATGCCATAGAAAAAGCCTCTCCAGACTGGCTTATTGAAGTTGTTCCCACCTATACAAGCATCTATGTGTATTATGACCCACTCAAGCTCAGCTATCAAGAAGCCCTCGATGCCATTAAGCCTTTCCTCTCAGCGGAACCAAAAGAAGAAAAGCCAAGGATTGTAGAAATTCCGACGGTCTATGGTGGAGAATTTGGACCAGACATTGAGTTTGTAGCTCAGCATAACGGTTTGACTATTGATGATGTCATCGAAATTCACTCAAAGCCCCTCTATAGAGTTTACATGCTTGGATTTACGCCGGGATTTGCTTATCTTGGAGGAATGGATGAAAGGATTGCAACTCCTCGTTTAGAAAAGCCACGCTTGAAAGTGCCAGCAGGGAGTGTTGGCATAGCTGGAAAGCAGACAGGTATTTATCCCATAGAAAGCCCCGGCGGATGGAGACTGATTGGGAGAACACCGCTAAGACTTTTCACTCCAGAGAAAGATCCACCAACTCTGTTACAGCCGGGTGATTACGTCAAGTTCGTACCGATAAGTGAGGAAGAGTTTTGGGAAATTTATAAGAGAGAGTGGGGCGAGCAGAAATGATTGAGCTCATTAATGTTCCATCCCTCACTACAATCCAAGACCTTGGAAGACACAGCTACCAGAAGTTTGGAATCCCCGTTAGCGGAGTCATGGACGAAATGAGTGCGCGCTTAGCTAACTACCTCGTTGGGAATCATGACAATGCCCCTTTAATCGAATTTGTCTTAAAAGGTCCCACGATAAAATTTCACTCCTCAGCAGTTTTTGCAGTTGCTGGAAATGTTGAAGTCAAGCTCAATGGTGTTCCTATTGAGCCTTGGCAGAGCCATTGGGCTAAGCGGGGAGATGTTCTTGAGATAGGAACTCTAAAGAGCGGTGTTTATGGATATATAGCATTCGCTGGTGGAATTTTATGTGATAAAATCCTTGGAAGCTGTTCAACATATTTAAGGGCAAAGCTTGGGAGAGCTTTGAAGCAGGGAGATAAGCTCAAGCTTGGATATGCAATTCTGACAGGGAAAGAAGGAAGAGTTCTGCCAGAACCATTAATCCCACGCTACTCAAACGAAAGTGAAATTAGAGTGATTCTAGGCCCTCAGCTCGAGCATTTCACAGAAAAAGGCATTGAAACTTTTCTAAGCTCAACTTATGAAGTCACGCCAAATTCAGACAGAATGGGCTATCGTCTGGAAGGTCCAGAGATAGAGCACTCCGAAAAAGGGGCAGACATAATCACCGATGCAATTCCTTTGGGAGCTATTCAGGTTCCAGCCAACGGGAAGCCAATAATCATGCTAGCTGATAGGCAGACAACGGGAGGTTATGCAAAAATTGGGGTAGTTGCAAGAGTTGATGTGCCAAAGGTTGCCCAAACAAGAGCGGGAGGAAAGCTGAGATTCAAAGCAATAAATGTGGAAGAAGCCCAAGAGCTGCTTAGAAAGAGGGAATTTTTATTCAGAAACATCAAGCGTCTCCTTGATGGAGAAGTGAGAGGTTACAAGATAAAAGCGTTTGGAGAAGAGTTCATGGTTTTTGTAGAAAAAGAGAAATAGAAAAGGGAACTACTCCTTCTCCCTCATAACTTTGACTACTTTGTATTTTTTACCGTTGCACTCGATTTCACCGACAATTTCAAGGATTTTAACAGTGTCCCCTTCAAAAAGCCCCTCTGGCCTAATTATGTCCCTCTTTTCTGGATCATCGCATTCAACGAAGCTCAGCTTTATCTTTGAACCAACTATTGCAAGCCTAGGCTCTATTGCCACCTCTATAGAAGGTTCAACGACCTCAACGACTCTGACTTTTCCTTCATGGAGGGGACAGGAGTGCTCTATGTTCCTTACTCGTACCACTTTATACCTCCTTCCCGGCTCTAGGTTCCCAACGCAGACCCTAGC is a genomic window of Thermococcus sp. M39 containing:
- a CDS encoding LamB/YcsF family protein, which encodes MKVDLNSDLGESFGRYKLGMDEEVMKYITSANVACGWHAGDPLVMRKTVKLAKENGVEVGAHPGYPDLMGFGRRYMKITREEARNYILYQIGALYAFVKAEGLTLQHVKPHGALYNALVTDEELARGVLEGIADFDKKLIFVGLSLSKPLEIAEEMGLKVAHEVFADRAYNPDGTLVPRSKEGAVIHDKELIAERVISMVKDGGVKAINGEWIELKADTICVHGDNPKALEITAYIRKRLEEEGIKIVPMKEVIR
- the pxpB gene encoding 5-oxoprolinase subunit PxpB; this encodes MFPQFKPAGDSALVIIFGDRIDEGINKKVHAVANAIEKASPDWLIEVVPTYTSIYVYYDPLKLSYQEALDAIKPFLSAEPKEEKPRIVEIPTVYGGEFGPDIEFVAQHNGLTIDDVIEIHSKPLYRVYMLGFTPGFAYLGGMDERIATPRLEKPRLKVPAGSVGIAGKQTGIYPIESPGGWRLIGRTPLRLFTPEKDPPTLLQPGDYVKFVPISEEEFWEIYKREWGEQK
- a CDS encoding biotin-dependent carboxyltransferase family protein, which codes for MIELINVPSLTTIQDLGRHSYQKFGIPVSGVMDEMSARLANYLVGNHDNAPLIEFVLKGPTIKFHSSAVFAVAGNVEVKLNGVPIEPWQSHWAKRGDVLEIGTLKSGVYGYIAFAGGILCDKILGSCSTYLRAKLGRALKQGDKLKLGYAILTGKEGRVLPEPLIPRYSNESEIRVILGPQLEHFTEKGIETFLSSTYEVTPNSDRMGYRLEGPEIEHSEKGADIITDAIPLGAIQVPANGKPIIMLADRQTTGGYAKIGVVARVDVPKVAQTRAGGKLRFKAINVEEAQELLRKREFLFRNIKRLLDGEVRGYKIKAFGEEFMVFVEKEK
- a CDS encoding UPF0179 family protein, yielding MVITLVGEKLAKPGVEFIYYGPADPCKTCRLARVCVGNLEPGRRYKVVRVRNIEHSCPLHEGKVRVVEVVEPSIEVAIEPRLAIVGSKIKLSFVECDDPEKRDIIRPEGLFEGDTVKILEIVGEIECNGKKYKVVKVMREKE